A window of the Branchiibius hedensis genome harbors these coding sequences:
- a CDS encoding class I SAM-dependent methyltransferase, with translation MSDLAALAADLRALPYTVDAVQDCLGEAASAALMREQPVAADLATRERGGIAALVRLFTLGLPVPRALVDAALPVCQAHGLVTLGLATVDDGAVNALVDLRPYGDESHDWFVASDLAELATRAPLRTDHVLGIGGASTTLASWTPRRPVQRALDLGTGCGVQALHLSTHASQIVATDLSSRALWFAALNAALNDQSWELRRGSLLEPVAGQEFDLIVSNPPFVITPRRPDVPEYEYRDGGMVGDSLVRTLIQSLPAFLAPGGVAQLLANWEVPAGADWRDVVRAWIEPTGLDAWVIQRETQDPAQYAELWARDGGAAPGTSGYENLYAAWLSDFASREVDHIGFGIVTLQKPASARAPFVDLVAVDGPVASPMGPSIDAGLAARTWLASASDDDVLAIAWQLAPDVTEERFGRPGADDPSVIRLRQGGGLGLSVPMDTALAAYVSVADGSLPAGVALDAIAQLLEVDSLASLLPAIRSLIADGFLVR, from the coding sequence GTGAGCGACCTCGCCGCGCTCGCCGCAGACCTGCGTGCGTTGCCCTACACCGTGGACGCGGTGCAGGATTGTCTGGGCGAGGCGGCATCGGCGGCCCTGATGCGCGAGCAGCCGGTCGCGGCGGATCTAGCAACGCGCGAGCGGGGCGGGATCGCTGCATTGGTAAGGCTGTTCACCCTGGGCCTGCCCGTGCCGCGGGCGCTGGTGGATGCGGCCCTGCCTGTGTGTCAGGCCCATGGATTGGTCACGCTGGGGCTGGCGACCGTTGACGACGGCGCGGTCAATGCGTTGGTCGACCTGCGCCCGTACGGCGATGAGAGCCACGACTGGTTCGTCGCCTCCGATCTGGCCGAGTTGGCGACCCGTGCCCCGCTGCGGACCGACCACGTGCTCGGCATCGGTGGTGCATCGACGACCCTGGCGTCGTGGACGCCGCGGCGACCGGTGCAGCGGGCGTTGGATCTCGGGACCGGCTGCGGGGTGCAGGCGCTGCATCTGTCGACCCACGCCTCGCAGATCGTGGCGACGGACCTGTCGTCGCGGGCCCTGTGGTTCGCAGCTCTCAACGCAGCGTTGAACGACCAGTCCTGGGAGTTGCGACGCGGTTCGTTGCTGGAACCTGTTGCAGGACAAGAGTTTGACCTGATCGTCAGCAACCCACCGTTCGTGATCACCCCGCGCCGGCCCGACGTGCCGGAGTACGAGTATCGCGACGGTGGCATGGTCGGCGACTCGTTGGTGCGCACGTTGATCCAGTCGCTGCCGGCCTTTCTGGCCCCCGGTGGCGTGGCACAACTGTTGGCCAACTGGGAGGTGCCGGCGGGCGCGGACTGGCGGGACGTCGTACGTGCCTGGATCGAACCCACGGGACTGGACGCGTGGGTGATCCAGCGGGAGACCCAGGACCCGGCCCAGTACGCCGAGTTGTGGGCCCGCGACGGAGGCGCGGCTCCCGGGACCTCGGGTTACGAAAATCTCTACGCCGCATGGCTTTCCGACTTCGCATCCCGCGAGGTCGATCACATCGGGTTCGGGATCGTGACGCTGCAGAAGCCGGCCTCGGCGCGAGCACCGTTCGTTGATCTCGTCGCCGTTGACGGCCCGGTCGCTTCTCCGATGGGGCCTTCGATCGATGCAGGTCTGGCGGCGCGGACCTGGCTGGCGTCCGCCAGCGATGACGACGTGCTCGCGATCGCCTGGCAGCTTGCGCCGGACGTCACCGAGGAGCGTTTCGGCCGACCGGGCGCGGACGACCCGTCGGTGATCCGGTTGCGGCAAGGTGGTGGGCTGGGGCTGAGCGTGCCGATGGACACGGCCCTCGCGGCGTACGTCTCGGTGGCCGACGGTTCACTGCCCGCGGGAGTCGCTCTGGACGCGATCGCCCAACTGCTGGAAGTGGATTCGCTTGCCTCGCTGCTGCCGGCGATCCGGTCGCTGATCGCGGACGGCTTCCTGGTCCGTTAG
- a CDS encoding dioxygenase family protein, with protein sequence MTDQQPVLYLSHGAPPLADDATWTSELKAWGKDLPKPEQILIVSAHWEEAPVALSSTTGAPLVYDFWGFPQRYYEVTYDAPSAPALADSVTKLVGTQVHRDEARGLDHGAYVPLKEMFPEADIPVLQMSMPTLDPQALYRLGQQLAPLRDEGTLIVGSGFTTHNLRWFNPRVTPDYAPPTASSEFDHWAAETMAKGDVDTLMDFLAKAPAAHEAHPRTEHWAPLYVALGAASKDPAEVRSVIDGFWFGLSKRSWQLTAA encoded by the coding sequence ATGACCGATCAGCAGCCTGTCCTCTACCTCAGCCACGGAGCGCCGCCGCTGGCCGACGACGCCACCTGGACCAGCGAGCTCAAGGCCTGGGGCAAGGACCTGCCGAAGCCGGAGCAGATCTTGATCGTGTCGGCCCACTGGGAAGAGGCACCCGTCGCGCTGTCCTCCACCACCGGCGCGCCGCTGGTTTACGACTTCTGGGGTTTCCCGCAGCGCTACTACGAGGTGACGTACGACGCCCCGAGCGCCCCAGCGCTGGCGGACTCCGTCACCAAACTGGTTGGCACCCAGGTGCATCGGGACGAAGCACGCGGTCTCGACCACGGTGCGTACGTGCCGCTGAAGGAGATGTTCCCCGAGGCGGACATCCCGGTGCTGCAGATGTCGATGCCGACGCTGGACCCGCAGGCCCTCTACCGGCTCGGTCAGCAACTCGCACCCCTTCGCGATGAGGGCACGCTGATCGTTGGTTCTGGCTTCACCACCCACAACCTGCGCTGGTTCAACCCGCGCGTCACGCCCGACTACGCACCGCCCACTGCCAGTAGCGAATTCGACCACTGGGCCGCTGAGACCATGGCCAAGGGTGATGTCGACACGCTGATGGACTTCCTGGCCAAGGCTCCCGCGGCCCACGAAGCGCACCCGCGCACCGAGCACTGGGCGCCGCTTTACGTCGCTCTCGGCGCCGCGTCGAAGGATCCGGCTGAGGTCCGCAGCGTCATCGACGGGTTCTGGTTCGGCCTGAGCAAACGCTCCTGGCAACTGACCGCCGCCTAA
- a CDS encoding TadE family type IV pilus minor pilin yields MVTAELAAVLPAVVFVLAIAINAVAIGIDQIRCVDAARMAARSASRGDPPARVSDIGQRAAPGGAAVTVRSLGGDVEVIVSAAPPGPFGWLTGGHRLSASVVAPVEATP; encoded by the coding sequence ATGGTTACTGCCGAGCTCGCGGCCGTCCTGCCTGCCGTCGTCTTCGTGTTGGCGATCGCCATCAACGCGGTGGCCATCGGTATCGATCAGATCAGGTGTGTCGACGCGGCCCGGATGGCGGCGCGCAGTGCCTCACGCGGTGACCCTCCCGCACGCGTCTCCGACATCGGACAGCGCGCGGCACCGGGTGGGGCAGCGGTGACGGTGCGGTCATTGGGTGGCGACGTGGAAGTGATCGTGTCGGCCGCACCGCCGGGGCCGTTCGGCTGGCTGACCGGTGGGCACCGATTGTCCGCGTCGGTGGTGGCGCCAGTAGAGGCCACTCCATGA
- a CDS encoding DUF4244 domain-containing protein: MSTAEYAVGTLAAVTFATVLIAVIKSGAVKAGLTSIIQAALSIAS, from the coding sequence ATGAGCACGGCGGAATACGCCGTCGGAACCCTCGCCGCGGTGACCTTTGCGACGGTGTTGATCGCGGTGATCAAGTCCGGAGCAGTGAAGGCGGGCCTGACCAGCATCATCCAAGCGGCGTTGAGCATCGCGTCGTGA
- a CDS encoding Rv3654c family TadE-like protein, which translates to MSGRERGAATVLALGVIAVLILLLGGALTVARVVRSASQAAAAADLAALAGARVLQTNSGSAACARAGRVAVENGGVLTSCVAQGPDLTVAVAIVSGVPGVGPAVARARAGPAGPLTTSGPDPPQQVGPR; encoded by the coding sequence ATGAGTGGACGCGAGCGCGGGGCGGCCACCGTGCTGGCCCTCGGCGTGATCGCGGTACTGATCCTGCTGCTGGGTGGTGCGCTGACGGTTGCCCGGGTGGTCCGGTCGGCAAGCCAGGCGGCGGCGGCTGCGGACCTGGCCGCGCTCGCAGGCGCTCGGGTTCTCCAGACCAACTCCGGATCTGCGGCGTGCGCCCGAGCAGGGCGGGTCGCGGTTGAGAACGGCGGTGTCCTGACCTCCTGCGTCGCGCAGGGTCCAGACCTCACCGTCGCGGTGGCGATCGTCTCAGGAGTGCCCGGTGTTGGTCCCGCGGTGGCCCGCGCCCGCGCTGGACCGGCAGGTCCGCTCACGACATCCGGGCCCGACCCGCCGCAGCAGGTCGGGCCCCGATAG
- a CDS encoding SHOCT domain-containing protein — MRRSGRPGLIGLAARTAVVAGTANAVTSKQQQRAVANQQAAANAQQLAAAQRQAEIDAAAQQAVAAHVAAQAPVAPPAPAAPAPAASAGGGIDIVAEIQKLGALKEAGLLTDEEFTAAKAKLLG, encoded by the coding sequence ATGCGTCGATCCGGACGACCCGGCCTGATCGGACTCGCGGCCCGCACTGCCGTGGTGGCCGGCACCGCCAACGCCGTGACCAGCAAGCAGCAACAGCGCGCGGTCGCCAACCAGCAGGCTGCTGCCAACGCCCAGCAACTCGCCGCCGCGCAGCGGCAGGCGGAGATCGACGCTGCCGCCCAGCAAGCCGTCGCTGCACACGTCGCTGCCCAGGCTCCGGTCGCACCCCCGGCCCCTGCCGCGCCCGCCCCGGCCGCCTCAGCGGGCGGTGGTATCGACATCGTCGCTGAGATCCAGAAGCTGGGCGCGCTCAAGGAAGCCGGGCTGCTCACCGACGAGGAGTTCACCGCCGCGAAGGCCAAGTTGCTTGGCTGA
- a CDS encoding Fic family protein produces the protein MSEVFDALLSLEGVRDAADRSREACTQLRWHAALRRRIPEAAAESRVRGARATALLEGVEVDQKTVRDLLRGALDWPQQPDPWELTLRGAVQVTAATEASTGAVLLQDLVRLQIAAAEPVSSADELGRPRADGETSQEFATLGAAPPAAEALDRLRSVLALLDADNIPAPVGGALLHAEIAVARPFTRGNGLVARAAHRGYLRTSGLDPTGVAVIEAGYAAKGSADYLGALTAYAQGGTEGVRLWLIHSADAVVAAAAEGSRICDAVLAGRLS, from the coding sequence ATGTCCGAGGTCTTCGACGCACTGTTGTCCCTCGAGGGGGTTCGCGACGCTGCGGACCGGTCGCGGGAAGCGTGCACCCAGTTGCGATGGCACGCCGCGCTGCGCCGCCGGATCCCCGAAGCCGCCGCGGAGTCCCGGGTCCGCGGGGCTCGGGCGACGGCGCTGCTGGAAGGGGTCGAGGTCGACCAGAAAACAGTGCGCGACCTGTTGCGCGGGGCCTTGGACTGGCCACAGCAGCCGGATCCGTGGGAGTTGACCCTGCGCGGCGCCGTGCAGGTCACCGCGGCGACCGAAGCCAGCACCGGGGCCGTGCTCCTGCAGGACCTGGTCCGTCTTCAGATCGCCGCCGCGGAGCCGGTCTCCAGCGCCGACGAGCTCGGTCGGCCGCGTGCCGATGGTGAGACCTCCCAGGAGTTCGCCACCCTCGGCGCAGCCCCACCCGCCGCAGAAGCGCTCGACCGGTTGCGCTCGGTGCTCGCCCTGCTGGACGCCGACAACATCCCGGCACCGGTTGGCGGTGCCCTCTTGCACGCGGAAATCGCTGTGGCCCGGCCGTTTACCCGCGGCAACGGCCTGGTGGCCCGGGCCGCGCACCGTGGCTATCTGCGCACCAGCGGCCTGGATCCCACCGGGGTCGCGGTCATCGAAGCCGGGTACGCTGCCAAGGGCAGCGCCGACTACCTGGGTGCCCTCACGGCGTACGCACAAGGGGGCACCGAGGGAGTGCGGCTGTGGCTGATCCACAGCGCGGACGCGGTCGTGGCGGCCGCCGCAGAGGGCAGCCGGATCTGCGACGCGGTCCTCGCCGGTCGGCTCAGCTGA
- a CDS encoding type II secretion system F family protein, translating into MTAMSIGLLLLLAVLCWPPRRCAPAAPPGLGGLWQDTAFVASPPAPMPHRPPETSLSVATAIDLLALALTSGSPLTNALSAVADQSAPVVASQLRQVTAALQWGVDEAKAWQGLPAVWRPAADALALAARVGMPAAGQLREAAATIRRDERQALQERTARLGVLIVLPLGGCFLPAFAALTVLPVVAVIARSVLGGT; encoded by the coding sequence ATGACGGCGATGTCGATCGGACTGCTGCTGCTGCTGGCCGTGTTGTGCTGGCCGCCGCGCCGTTGCGCGCCGGCCGCGCCACCGGGACTTGGTGGCTTGTGGCAGGACACCGCCTTTGTCGCATCGCCGCCCGCGCCGATGCCCCATCGGCCCCCGGAGACGTCGTTGAGTGTTGCCACCGCCATCGACCTGCTGGCGCTGGCGCTGACCTCGGGCAGTCCGTTGACCAACGCGCTCAGCGCCGTGGCCGATCAAAGCGCGCCGGTCGTGGCATCGCAGTTGCGGCAGGTGACGGCCGCGTTGCAGTGGGGTGTCGACGAAGCCAAAGCCTGGCAAGGTCTTCCGGCGGTGTGGCGACCGGCAGCTGACGCGTTGGCGCTGGCGGCTCGGGTGGGGATGCCCGCGGCGGGGCAGCTGCGGGAGGCCGCCGCCACGATCCGGCGCGACGAACGACAGGCGTTGCAGGAGCGGACGGCACGGCTCGGTGTCCTGATCGTGTTGCCGTTAGGCGGCTGCTTCCTACCGGCCTTCGCGGCGCTGACAGTCCTGCCGGTGGTGGCGGTAATTGCCCGCAGCGTGCTCGGAGGGACATAG
- a CDS encoding helix-turn-helix transcriptional regulator, with product MARNMRMKALRASYGISQADLAARVGVTRQTINAVESGEYNPTIALCRAICRALGTTLDDLFWEEGQ from the coding sequence ATGGCGCGCAACATGCGGATGAAAGCCCTTCGCGCGTCGTACGGGATATCCCAGGCTGACCTGGCTGCGCGCGTGGGCGTCACCCGGCAGACGATCAACGCGGTCGAGTCGGGGGAGTACAACCCGACGATCGCCTTGTGCCGGGCGATCTGTCGCGCCTTGGGTACGACCCTCGATGACTTGTTCTGGGAGGAGGGCCAGTGA
- a CDS encoding DUF6325 family protein, translating to MTYNYGPVELFLIGYENEIDDHALDALAEVTKTGVVTLLDLVILRKELDGSVSVTEVADHAERFGFDPLDGETIGLAGDEDIQDMAQDLPAGSSAVIVALEQTYMRDLAYKLHSGGGEVLRYERVPATVVNEVADLEATV from the coding sequence ATGACGTACAACTATGGGCCGGTCGAGCTCTTTCTGATCGGCTATGAGAACGAGATCGACGACCACGCGCTCGATGCCCTGGCCGAGGTGACCAAGACCGGCGTCGTGACCCTGTTGGATCTGGTGATCCTGCGCAAAGAACTCGACGGCTCCGTCTCCGTCACCGAGGTGGCCGACCACGCCGAACGGTTCGGCTTCGACCCGCTGGACGGGGAGACCATCGGCCTGGCCGGCGACGAGGACATCCAGGACATGGCGCAGGACCTGCCCGCGGGATCGTCTGCGGTCATCGTGGCGCTGGAGCAGACCTACATGCGCGACCTGGCCTACAAACTCCACTCCGGTGGCGGCGAGGTGCTGCGTTATGAGCGCGTCCCCGCGACCGTCGTCAACGAGGTCGCCGACCTCGAAGCCACCGTCTGA
- a CDS encoding TadA family conjugal transfer-associated ATPase codes for MSTLRGGPAVTLWEQIRAGRSPDDAGVSQVAEADRAVLGDGHVARLRAQLHSDVLGAGPLEVLLADPTVTDVLVNGLDGVWVDCGRGLERREVTFTDAAQVRRLAVRLATLANRRLDESSPFVDGLLPGGIRLHAVLPPLVESAAHVSLRIPRDDGLDLSGLQERGAFDENGLGVLSELVSARVAFVVSGGTGSGKTTLLGALLRQVPAHERIVIVEDVRELRVDHPHVVRLEGRSANVEGSGEIALPVLVRQSLRMRPDRLVVGEVRGAEVRELLTALNTGHEGGCGTIHANTSADVVARFEALGALAGMAAPAVHSQLASAVSVVIHLRRAGGRRVVQEIGVLARAAGRLQVRPALVRAGDRLERADGWAQLRTILGAS; via the coding sequence GTGAGTACTCTCCGCGGCGGTCCCGCCGTCACGCTGTGGGAGCAGATCCGGGCCGGCCGGTCACCCGACGACGCAGGAGTCTCGCAAGTGGCCGAGGCCGATCGAGCCGTGCTCGGTGACGGGCATGTGGCCCGGCTTCGCGCGCAGTTGCACTCTGACGTCCTCGGCGCCGGACCACTGGAGGTGTTGCTCGCCGATCCGACGGTCACCGACGTGCTCGTGAACGGGCTCGATGGGGTCTGGGTCGACTGTGGCCGGGGCCTGGAACGCCGTGAGGTGACCTTCACCGACGCCGCCCAGGTGCGTCGGCTGGCGGTGCGACTGGCGACCCTCGCCAATCGTCGCTTGGACGAAAGCAGCCCCTTCGTGGACGGACTGCTGCCCGGTGGGATCCGGTTGCACGCCGTCCTGCCGCCCTTGGTGGAGTCCGCTGCGCATGTGTCGTTGCGGATCCCGCGAGACGACGGACTGGATCTGTCCGGACTGCAGGAGCGAGGCGCATTCGACGAGAACGGCCTGGGCGTTCTGTCCGAATTAGTCTCTGCGCGTGTTGCATTCGTTGTCAGCGGCGGCACCGGGTCCGGGAAGACGACTCTGTTGGGGGCACTGCTGCGCCAGGTCCCAGCCCATGAGCGGATCGTGATCGTCGAGGACGTGCGGGAGCTGCGGGTCGACCATCCGCACGTGGTGCGTTTGGAGGGTCGCAGCGCCAACGTCGAGGGCTCGGGCGAGATCGCGCTGCCGGTGCTCGTGCGCCAGTCGTTGCGGATGCGTCCGGACCGGTTAGTGGTCGGTGAGGTGCGCGGGGCCGAGGTCCGCGAGCTGCTGACCGCGTTGAACACCGGTCACGAGGGCGGCTGCGGCACGATCCACGCCAACACCAGTGCGGATGTCGTCGCTCGTTTCGAAGCCCTCGGCGCGTTGGCCGGGATGGCAGCGCCAGCAGTGCACTCCCAATTGGCCAGTGCGGTCAGCGTCGTGATCCACCTGCGCCGTGCTGGTGGTCGACGGGTGGTTCAGGAGATCGGGGTGCTGGCGCGCGCGGCGGGTCGGCTCCAGGTGCGCCCCGCGTTGGTGCGGGCCGGGGACAGGCTTGAACGGGCGGACGGTTGGGCACAGCTGCGCACGATCCTGGGAGCGTCATGA
- a CDS encoding STAS domain-containing protein: protein MEISVTSEGGPGVTVISLVGEADVSTAARLREELVRAVGDGGPAYVVDLSRVPFLDSTALGVLVGRLKAVRSAGGDLVLVTDDQRLLRNFAITGLDKVFQIFPTISEATAALS, encoded by the coding sequence GTGGAGATCTCGGTGACCAGCGAGGGGGGACCGGGCGTGACGGTGATCTCGTTGGTCGGAGAGGCCGATGTGTCGACCGCCGCCCGCTTGCGCGAGGAATTGGTGCGGGCGGTCGGGGACGGTGGTCCGGCGTACGTCGTGGATCTGAGCCGGGTGCCGTTCCTGGACTCCACCGCGCTCGGGGTGCTCGTCGGTCGGCTGAAGGCCGTGCGCTCCGCTGGTGGCGATCTGGTGTTGGTGACCGATGACCAGCGGTTGCTGCGCAACTTCGCGATCACCGGCCTGGACAAGGTGTTCCAGATCTTCCCGACGATCAGCGAAGCGACCGCCGCGCTGTCGTGA
- a CDS encoding type II secretion system F family protein — translation MSLLVALLVAFAVIAWPRPLIPLPVRRPADHPAQRRVPSFTSGRRRQVLRRAAIMQLLGSLAPALRAGVPPAVAVANVARLVANSVPDAPFGHSMEELAVRAEAGLELGPTFRQLASDFDLPQVEVVAAAWSLSDDLGCSLTDAVATAKELLQAEDDRESALRLATAGPRATMHLLTGLPVAGVGIAALAGVPPTQLYTGVAGLAALLIGAVLILLGRWWSGRLVQRCVRTEALS, via the coding sequence ATGAGTCTGCTCGTGGCGTTGCTCGTCGCGTTTGCCGTCATCGCCTGGCCGCGCCCGCTGATCCCGCTGCCCGTACGCCGACCGGCCGACCACCCGGCCCAGCGCCGGGTGCCGTCGTTCACCAGTGGGCGACGACGACAGGTCCTGCGTCGTGCGGCGATCATGCAACTCCTGGGTTCGCTGGCACCGGCGCTACGAGCCGGTGTTCCACCGGCGGTCGCCGTCGCGAATGTTGCACGACTCGTGGCAAATTCAGTGCCTGATGCGCCTTTCGGCCACTCGATGGAAGAACTGGCTGTCCGCGCAGAAGCTGGACTAGAACTCGGTCCGACCTTCCGGCAACTTGCGTCGGACTTCGATCTGCCGCAGGTGGAGGTCGTCGCGGCCGCCTGGTCACTGTCCGACGACCTGGGGTGCAGCTTGACGGATGCGGTGGCCACCGCGAAGGAGTTGTTGCAGGCCGAGGACGACCGCGAGAGCGCCCTGCGGCTCGCGACCGCGGGCCCGCGCGCCACCATGCACTTGCTGACCGGACTGCCCGTGGCAGGGGTCGGGATCGCCGCGCTCGCGGGGGTACCACCCACCCAGCTCTACACCGGTGTCGCCGGGCTCGCGGCCCTGCTGATCGGCGCCGTGTTGATACTGCTCGGCCGCTGGTGGTCGGGCCGGCTGGTGCAGCGCTGCGTCCGCACCGAGGCCCTGTCATGA
- a CDS encoding DEAD/DEAH box helicase, whose amino-acid sequence MALLSAVAAACPGGKVVHVEQRPAREPRYGQWPAWVPPAVDAAVRGSGIAQLWSHQALVAQLAHAGENVAVSTGTASGKSLGYLLPMLSAVHEGSSAVNGRGATAIYLAPTKALGADQLAHIEAWAIPGVRAAALDGDTPLDERRWIREHANVILTNPDLLHHTLLPGHERWAPFLRRLRYVVIDECHVYKGVLGSHVASVLRRLRRVAARYGAEPVFVLASATMADPAWHASDLVGAPVRAVDEDGSARAAATFAFWEPGERESGEGAVSAVAEAAGIMRTLVARQVQTVTFARSRSGVEVVADMVRRSLSLDAQEVAAYRGGYLPEERRALERGLRERSLIGVAATNALELGVDISGLDAVVMAGWPGTRASFWQQAGRAGRSGSAALVLFVAGDDPLDRYLLHHPDAVLGTPVERAVLDPANPQVLMPHLMAAAAELPLTVDDEQYFGSSMTAMLDSLVERRLLRRRPKGWFWADEGRPSDLFGLRGTGEQAVRIVESRTGRVLGTVDDDRSHSAVHEGAVYVHQGESHVVTRLDLDDGSAHVVRGDPGWSTQARSVSAFDVLTVDESVSLPCAQLCFGTVRVRSRVTSFLRRSPSGEVLGEHGLDLPERSMTTKAVWWTVALDPVLDTGLTLGDLPGSLHAAEHASIGMLPLIAQCDRWDIGGVSTVLHPDTELPTVLVYDGHPGGAGFARRAYELGTDWLTATRTAILSCACESGCPSCVQSPKCGNGNEPLDKAGAVIVLDVVLGRNAKFGDR is encoded by the coding sequence ATGGCGCTGCTGTCTGCGGTGGCGGCAGCCTGCCCGGGCGGCAAGGTCGTGCACGTCGAGCAGCGCCCGGCGCGTGAGCCGAGGTACGGGCAGTGGCCGGCCTGGGTGCCGCCAGCGGTCGATGCCGCCGTGCGTGGGTCAGGCATCGCGCAGTTGTGGTCCCACCAGGCGTTGGTGGCCCAGTTGGCACACGCCGGAGAGAACGTCGCGGTGAGTACCGGCACGGCGTCTGGCAAGAGCCTCGGCTACCTGCTGCCGATGTTGAGCGCCGTCCATGAGGGGTCATCGGCGGTCAACGGGCGTGGCGCCACCGCGATCTATCTGGCTCCGACGAAGGCGTTGGGCGCCGATCAACTCGCCCACATCGAGGCGTGGGCGATCCCCGGCGTGCGCGCTGCAGCCCTCGACGGAGACACTCCTCTGGACGAGCGCCGATGGATCCGTGAGCACGCCAACGTGATCCTCACCAACCCGGACTTGTTGCACCACACGCTGTTGCCAGGCCACGAACGATGGGCGCCGTTCCTGCGGCGGCTGCGGTACGTCGTGATCGATGAATGCCACGTCTACAAAGGAGTACTCGGCTCGCACGTGGCCTCCGTGTTGCGACGGTTGCGCCGGGTCGCGGCCCGCTACGGCGCGGAGCCGGTGTTCGTGTTGGCGTCGGCCACGATGGCCGATCCGGCCTGGCACGCTTCGGACCTGGTCGGAGCACCGGTGCGGGCGGTGGACGAGGACGGATCTGCTCGGGCGGCAGCGACTTTCGCGTTCTGGGAGCCAGGCGAGCGGGAGTCAGGCGAGGGCGCTGTCAGCGCAGTCGCCGAGGCCGCGGGGATCATGCGCACCCTGGTCGCCCGGCAGGTGCAGACGGTGACCTTCGCCCGATCGCGCTCCGGAGTCGAAGTCGTCGCGGACATGGTGCGCCGCTCGCTGTCGCTGGATGCGCAGGAGGTCGCGGCGTACCGCGGTGGCTATCTGCCCGAGGAGCGGCGGGCGCTGGAGCGTGGGCTGCGAGAACGCTCCTTGATCGGGGTGGCCGCGACCAACGCCCTCGAGCTCGGCGTCGACATCTCGGGCCTGGACGCCGTGGTGATGGCCGGCTGGCCGGGCACCCGCGCGTCGTTCTGGCAACAGGCCGGACGGGCCGGGCGCAGTGGGTCGGCCGCGCTGGTGCTCTTCGTGGCGGGTGACGATCCGTTGGATCGCTACCTACTGCACCACCCCGACGCCGTGCTCGGCACGCCGGTCGAGCGCGCGGTCCTCGATCCCGCCAACCCGCAGGTGCTGATGCCCCACCTGATGGCGGCCGCCGCCGAGTTGCCGCTGACCGTGGACGACGAGCAGTACTTCGGGTCCTCGATGACCGCGATGCTGGATTCCCTGGTCGAGCGCCGCCTGCTGCGCCGCCGGCCGAAGGGCTGGTTCTGGGCCGACGAGGGCCGCCCCAGCGATCTGTTCGGGTTGCGCGGCACCGGTGAGCAGGCCGTGCGGATCGTGGAGTCACGCACCGGCCGGGTGCTGGGCACGGTCGATGACGACCGGTCGCACAGCGCGGTCCACGAGGGTGCGGTTTACGTGCACCAGGGCGAATCGCATGTCGTCACGCGGCTGGACCTGGACGACGGCAGCGCTCACGTGGTGCGCGGCGATCCCGGCTGGTCGACGCAGGCCCGGTCGGTCAGCGCGTTCGACGTCCTCACCGTCGATGAGTCGGTGTCCCTGCCCTGCGCGCAGTTGTGTTTCGGGACCGTGCGGGTGCGCTCGCGGGTCACCTCCTTCCTGCGGCGCTCGCCCTCGGGTGAGGTGCTGGGCGAGCACGGCCTGGACCTGCCGGAACGGTCGATGACCACCAAAGCGGTCTGGTGGACCGTGGCCCTGGACCCGGTGCTCGACACGGGCCTTACCCTCGGTGACCTGCCGGGCTCGCTGCACGCTGCCGAGCACGCCTCGATCGGGATGCTGCCGCTGATCGCGCAGTGCGACCGCTGGGACATCGGCGGGGTGTCCACCGTGCTGCACCCCGACACCGAGTTGCCGACCGTGCTGGTCTACGACGGTCATCCCGGTGGAGCCGGATTCGCCCGTCGCGCCTACGAATTGGGCACCGATTGGTTGACCGCTACCCGTACGGCGATCCTCAGCTGTGCGTGTGAGAGCGGCTGTCCGTCGTGTGTGCAGAGCCCGAAGTGCGGTAACGGCAACGAACCGCTGGACAAGGCGGGCGCGGTGATCGTGCTCGACGTCGTGCTGGGAAGAAACGCGAAGTTCGGGGATCGCTGA